One genomic region from Terriglobales bacterium encodes:
- a CDS encoding amidohydrolase family protein has protein sequence MRKTALLFFTLLTTFSVAQQYDTLIRHGRVVDGSGNPWFYADVGIIGDRIAFIGHAGEDVKARQTIDATGLIVAPGFIDMLGQSETNLLIDKRAVSKLTQGITTEITGEGESVAPLAASDLTENKDFLEHFHLTLDWESLSQYFNRLIKETPAINLGTYVGAGQVRKKVIGLADRAPTADELRDMEEYVGDAMLDGAMGISTALIYAPSNYAKTDELIDLAKIASKYNGIYATHMRNEGDKEMDALDEAFRIGREANIPVEIFHLKVSGKQNWGKMPQVVAKIEEARANGLDVTADQYPYIASATSLGALIPPKYHEGGSEALAARLKDPTTRQQIRADLENGAGYENMWRGVGGPEGVLIVSTIVPELKHYEGKTLAAVAQLQNKDPFDTLCDLLIQSKDGIGAAYFSMSENDVRLAMQQPWVSVGTDYGEVAPDGPLSESKSHPRAYGSFTRILGKYVREEHVLRLEDAIRKFTSLPAQRERLDHRGLLREDYFADITIFDPKTVIDKATFDNPNQPSVGIEYVFVNGTLALEHEKTTGQFGGRPLRGQAYQARGIDPEGLPPRGSVRGFVSDTDGWPLPRTKLVLTDAAGREIGSATSGREGKYEITSEQPCDNCTITASRMGFESQKRKLQYNGSNPLWFGFALERQAKRK, from the coding sequence ATGAGAAAAACTGCGCTGCTGTTTTTCACGCTCCTCACGACGTTTTCCGTTGCTCAGCAGTACGACACCCTCATTCGCCACGGCAGAGTTGTCGATGGCAGCGGCAATCCATGGTTCTACGCAGATGTCGGAATCATTGGCGACCGCATCGCCTTCATCGGACACGCCGGAGAAGACGTAAAAGCCAGGCAGACGATTGACGCCACCGGACTGATTGTCGCGCCAGGCTTCATCGACATGCTGGGGCAGTCCGAGACCAACTTGCTCATCGATAAGCGCGCAGTGAGCAAGCTCACCCAGGGGATCACGACGGAAATCACTGGCGAAGGTGAGTCCGTCGCGCCTCTTGCCGCCTCTGACCTCACTGAGAACAAAGACTTCCTGGAGCATTTCCATCTCACCCTCGATTGGGAGAGCCTCAGTCAATATTTCAATCGGCTGATCAAGGAAACTCCGGCAATCAATTTGGGAACGTATGTCGGAGCAGGACAGGTACGCAAGAAAGTCATCGGCCTGGCCGATCGCGCGCCCACCGCCGACGAATTGCGCGACATGGAAGAGTACGTCGGCGATGCCATGCTCGATGGCGCCATGGGGATCTCCACCGCTCTCATCTACGCGCCTTCAAACTACGCGAAGACGGACGAGCTGATCGATCTGGCGAAAATCGCTTCAAAGTACAACGGCATCTACGCCACCCACATGCGGAATGAGGGCGACAAGGAAATGGACGCGCTCGACGAAGCCTTCCGCATCGGACGCGAAGCAAACATTCCAGTTGAGATCTTTCACCTGAAAGTTTCCGGCAAGCAGAACTGGGGAAAGATGCCGCAAGTCGTTGCCAAGATCGAAGAAGCGCGAGCGAATGGACTTGATGTAACGGCCGATCAATATCCGTACATCGCTTCGGCAACTTCGCTAGGCGCGCTGATTCCTCCCAAGTATCACGAGGGCGGCTCTGAAGCTCTGGCTGCGCGTCTCAAAGATCCAACCACGAGGCAACAGATTCGCGCCGACCTCGAAAACGGCGCCGGCTACGAAAACATGTGGCGCGGAGTGGGCGGGCCGGAAGGCGTGCTGATCGTTTCAACGATTGTTCCCGAATTGAAACACTACGAAGGCAAGACTCTGGCGGCCGTTGCGCAGCTGCAGAACAAAGATCCATTTGATACTCTCTGCGATCTCCTCATCCAGAGCAAGGACGGAATCGGCGCCGCCTATTTCAGCATGAGCGAGAACGATGTCCGTCTCGCCATGCAGCAGCCGTGGGTGAGCGTGGGAACTGATTACGGCGAAGTCGCGCCGGACGGTCCGCTCAGCGAATCGAAATCGCATCCGCGGGCATATGGCAGCTTCACGCGTATTCTCGGCAAATACGTTCGAGAAGAACACGTTCTGCGGCTCGAAGACGCCATTCGCAAGTTCACGTCCCTGCCGGCACAGCGTGAACGCCTGGATCATCGCGGTCTGCTGCGCGAGGACTACTTCGCCGATATCACGATCTTCGATCCCAAGACAGTCATTGATAAAGCGACGTTCGACAATCCGAATCAGCCCAGCGTGGGGATCGAGTACGTATTCGTTAACGGCACTCTGGCGCTCGAGCATGAGAAGACCACCGGCCAGTTCGGCGGGCGTCCTCTTCGTGGACAGGCATATCAGGCCCGCGGCATCGATCCCGAGGGTCTTCCACCGCGCGGTAGCGTGCGAGGATTTGTCAGCGATACCGACGGCTGGCCACTGCCTCGGACTAAATTGGTCCTGACCGATGCTGCGGGAAGAGAGATAGGCAGTGCCACATCGGGACGTGAAGGCAAGTACGAGATTACTTCAGAACAGCCGTGCGACAACTGCACAATCACAGCGTCGCGAATGGGATTCGAGAGCCAAAAGCGCAAATTGCAGTACAACGGATCAAATCCCTTGTGGTTCGGCTTTGCTCTCGAACGACAAGCAAAGCGAAAGTAG
- a CDS encoding VWA domain-containing protein, translating to MFRDSGCRRRIVPGLLLGLLSVPFWSQAANTQTPSNQGGYVFHSNTREVLTDVTVTDKHGNPIDGLSRSAFHIFDNGHQQQLESFEAHAGAPASIDASSTAPDLFSNAYLRHLPPSINAILIDTTTIDIVDQMVLNQEMTRFVNALPTNQSVAIYQRAVDGTILLQNFTSDHNLLLTAIHRAIPHLRQPGSWRASDRGTLLQMAAFLSQMPGRKNVLWFTGGSNLFLNPDPSRMPSYQSLREIYDELETERIALYPIDARGLTVEIFPASARQPMLRTGMIEAQQHMLMADMAEATGGQAWYNNNGLAQIASHTLGTDSHFYTLTYRPDNLKANDKWHKVKIAVDGGSYHLSYRRGYFDDGTGTSRPPRKTRIVLRAHGETVEGPDRHTEPIIFEARVQPSTTMQPSTAIQPQVPVQSTEVARPPKRNETPYAVRYTVPFDAVTREVVNGQTQISIGAAVLAFNHFGGLTASVAEKLTFSLNEENAKASPTAKFSFDQQINLPKGEDYLYIALWDIINGRVGTLQLPLDIEKPK from the coding sequence ATGTTTCGAGACTCAGGATGTCGCCGCCGCATTGTTCCGGGGCTGCTGCTGGGACTCTTATCTGTTCCATTTTGGTCCCAGGCGGCGAATACGCAAACACCGTCGAACCAGGGCGGGTACGTCTTCCACTCCAATACGCGCGAAGTGCTCACCGATGTGACCGTCACGGATAAACACGGCAATCCCATCGACGGGCTCAGCCGCTCAGCGTTTCACATCTTCGACAACGGACACCAGCAACAACTCGAGTCATTTGAAGCGCACGCCGGCGCTCCGGCGTCAATTGATGCAAGCAGCACCGCGCCGGATCTGTTCAGCAATGCGTATTTGCGGCATCTGCCTCCATCGATCAATGCAATTCTGATCGATACCACGACGATCGATATTGTCGATCAGATGGTCCTGAATCAGGAAATGACGAGGTTTGTGAACGCGCTGCCCACGAATCAGTCGGTTGCGATTTACCAGCGCGCAGTCGACGGAACGATCCTTCTGCAGAACTTCACTTCTGACCACAATCTGCTGTTAACCGCGATTCATCGAGCGATACCGCACCTGCGTCAACCTGGCTCCTGGCGGGCGAGCGACCGCGGGACTCTGCTGCAGATGGCGGCGTTCTTGAGCCAGATGCCCGGCCGCAAGAACGTGCTCTGGTTCACTGGAGGCTCAAATCTTTTTTTGAATCCCGATCCAAGCAGGATGCCGTCGTACCAATCTCTACGCGAAATCTACGACGAGCTCGAGACCGAGCGGATCGCGCTGTATCCGATCGATGCGCGCGGGCTTACCGTAGAAATCTTCCCTGCGAGCGCACGACAGCCCATGCTGAGGACCGGCATGATCGAAGCCCAGCAGCACATGCTGATGGCTGACATGGCAGAAGCCACCGGCGGGCAGGCCTGGTACAACAACAATGGCCTGGCCCAGATAGCATCGCACACCCTGGGCACCGACTCCCATTTCTACACGCTCACGTATCGCCCAGATAATTTGAAGGCGAACGACAAATGGCACAAGGTGAAGATTGCAGTGGATGGAGGTTCGTATCACCTCAGTTATCGACGCGGCTATTTCGACGACGGTACCGGCACATCCCGTCCTCCGCGTAAGACAAGAATAGTTTTGCGCGCTCACGGTGAAACGGTAGAGGGTCCTGACAGACACACGGAACCGATCATCTTTGAAGCGCGCGTGCAGCCATCGACCACGATGCAGCCGTCTACGGCGATCCAGCCTCAAGTTCCAGTGCAATCCACAGAGGTTGCTCGCCCGCCAAAACGAAATGAGACACCGTATGCCGTGCGTTACACGGTTCCATTCGACGCGGTTACGCGGGAGGTGGTGAACGGGCAGACTCAGATCAGCATCGGGGCCGCCGTTCTCGCGTTTAACCACTTCGGAGGTTTGACAGCAAGCGTTGCCGAGAAACTCACCTTCTCCCTAAACGAGGAGAATGCAAAAGCGAGTCCCACGGCAAAGTTTAGCTTCGACCAGCAGATCAATTTGCCAAAAGGGGAGGACTACCTCTACATCGCACTGTGGGACATCATCAACGGCCGGGTTGGCACCCTCCAGCTTCCACTGGATATAGAGAAGCCGAAGTGA
- a CDS encoding heavy metal-associated domain-containing protein codes for MKQHLGRQSGVQKVDVNLLDGKVDVTPKEDGHIDPIQLLKATYDSGVSTAELDLIARGKIVKDSLGKLALQVEPNQSFTLEPNELAKQLEPLVGTATEVTVRGQLYKKPAGKKKPELPKELKLLLLEVQKKE; via the coding sequence GTGAAGCAGCACCTCGGGCGCCAGTCTGGCGTTCAAAAAGTGGATGTGAACTTGTTGGATGGCAAAGTCGATGTCACTCCCAAGGAAGATGGACATATCGATCCCATTCAGCTCCTGAAAGCAACCTACGACAGCGGCGTTAGCACCGCCGAGCTGGATCTGATAGCACGCGGGAAGATCGTGAAGGACTCATTAGGAAAACTGGCATTGCAGGTGGAGCCGAATCAGTCGTTCACGCTGGAGCCGAATGAGTTGGCGAAACAATTGGAACCGCTCGTGGGCACCGCGACCGAGGTCACGGTTCGCGGACAGTTGTACAAGAAACCTGCAGGCAAAAAGAAGCCGGAGCTTCCAAAAGAGTTGAAGCTGCTGCTTCTCGAAGTGCAGAAAAAGGAATAG
- a CDS encoding TlpA disulfide reductase family protein, which yields MKFWILIVCLAAFVGCNHSASSMKPKETKIKAGEVGSRLPDFSATDLQGQEISTADLRGKVVLIDIWATWCGPCKKEMPGYEKLAEEYGPRGFAVVGFKANMMADTEDPLKFAKKIGVHYPLVIATDDLLNKFGGLEGLPTTFLYDRSGILRKKVIGFEYTNVFESELKALL from the coding sequence TTGAAATTCTGGATACTGATTGTCTGCCTGGCCGCATTCGTGGGATGCAATCATTCGGCGAGTTCGATGAAGCCGAAAGAAACTAAGATCAAGGCAGGCGAGGTTGGCTCTCGTCTGCCGGATTTTTCCGCAACCGATCTTCAAGGTCAAGAAATCTCGACTGCCGATCTTCGAGGCAAGGTTGTGCTGATCGACATCTGGGCGACCTGGTGCGGGCCTTGCAAAAAAGAGATGCCGGGCTATGAAAAGCTCGCAGAGGAGTATGGTCCCAGGGGCTTTGCGGTGGTTGGATTCAAAGCCAACATGATGGCCGACACCGAGGATCCATTGAAGTTCGCGAAGAAGATCGGAGTTCATTATCCATTAGTGATAGCGACCGATGATCTCCTTAACAAATTTGGCGGCCTCGAAGGTTTACCTACAACTTTTCTCTACGATCGTAGTGGGATTCTTCGCAAAAAGGTTATCGGCTTCGAATACACCAACGTCTTCGAATCGGAGCTGAAGGCGTTGCTTTGA
- a CDS encoding arylsulfatase has product MSSLVVRASVPLWREVRFWLSFSVVLALGAPASAQQQPAQSFAQPSLQVPGFAGKINRDERKSTPSWPEVVHPPKGAPNVVLILVDDVGFSTTSTFGGPVPTPSFDKLAARGLRYNTFHVNSICSASRAALLSGRNDHQIGFGTIAEHGQGYPGYNTWWPANSASIAKVLTENGYSTGAWGKWHLTPVWEINPAGPFDHWPTGLGFEYFYGFLGAFASQYTPLLMRNTTSIEPGPEGYDLTEAMTDDAIRWLHRQNAVFPDKPFFIYFATPGTHTPHHVPKKWVDMFKGKFDEGWDKLRAENFEREKKMGIIPADAKDNPRPQGLAAWDSLTSDEKQLLARQAEVYAGFTAQTDAAIGRLLNAVDEEGKSDNTLVIEIFGDNGGSAEDGPTGYDARQISGKLKSIPQRVQIEDELGSEMFMNASAAPWAWALTAPFRGTKTDASHLGGTRDPMVISWPARIKRVGGIRSQFGHLTDIAPTIYEAAGIRPPAAIDGVKQTALEGVALDYTWDQPDAKSRHHVQIFETNGNRAIYKNGWWAGDLLRNSWDRIGSPGYEADKLLAATTHPWELYNLNNDFSQADNVANQDPQKLAEMKSLFDEEARRTHVYPILPLRHLIDRPEDTRTKFVFRSGVDRLGGTMNVRTGAGTGYTITAEIENPSGDAEGVLLADGGRYGGFTLYVQNGRVHFEINSWGNPSGELVSSSALPRGHSTIVVEVTPAAAQHQDTTPASGASPFPGSGTLSLNGKQEASTNFVNIPANGGYWSASESLDVGRDLGSAVSEHYKVPYDFTGTIGTITIEVHRPAQNNSRAHNDEHS; this is encoded by the coding sequence ATGAGCTCTTTGGTCGTGCGGGCTTCGGTACCTCTCTGGCGTGAGGTTCGGTTTTGGCTCTCTTTCTCCGTAGTGCTTGCGCTCGGCGCTCCCGCGAGCGCACAACAGCAGCCGGCCCAATCTTTCGCGCAGCCGTCATTACAGGTTCCCGGCTTCGCGGGCAAAATCAATCGCGACGAACGGAAATCTACTCCGTCATGGCCCGAGGTGGTCCATCCGCCAAAGGGGGCTCCCAACGTCGTTCTGATTCTGGTCGATGATGTCGGCTTTAGCACCACATCGACTTTTGGCGGTCCCGTTCCAACACCAAGCTTCGATAAGCTCGCTGCACGCGGTTTGCGTTACAACACTTTCCATGTGAACTCGATATGTTCGGCGAGCCGTGCGGCACTGCTGTCAGGACGTAATGATCATCAAATCGGTTTTGGAACCATCGCGGAGCATGGGCAGGGTTATCCCGGATACAACACTTGGTGGCCGGCAAATTCCGCATCGATCGCGAAAGTTCTCACGGAGAACGGGTACAGTACGGGAGCTTGGGGAAAGTGGCATCTGACGCCGGTGTGGGAGATAAATCCCGCCGGCCCGTTTGATCATTGGCCGACAGGACTGGGCTTTGAGTATTTCTATGGATTTCTCGGAGCCTTTGCCAGCCAGTACACGCCGCTGCTGATGCGCAACACCACATCCATCGAGCCCGGACCTGAAGGCTACGATCTCACAGAAGCCATGACCGACGACGCCATTCGCTGGCTGCATCGGCAGAATGCCGTCTTTCCTGACAAGCCGTTCTTCATCTACTTTGCGACGCCTGGAACCCACACTCCGCACCACGTGCCAAAAAAGTGGGTGGATATGTTCAAGGGTAAGTTCGATGAAGGCTGGGACAAACTGCGCGCGGAAAACTTCGAGCGCGAGAAGAAGATGGGAATCATCCCAGCAGATGCGAAGGACAATCCACGTCCGCAAGGGCTCGCAGCCTGGGATTCGCTCACTTCGGATGAAAAGCAACTGCTCGCACGTCAAGCTGAAGTGTACGCGGGATTCACCGCTCAAACAGATGCCGCGATCGGGCGTTTACTCAATGCGGTCGACGAAGAAGGGAAGAGCGACAACACGCTGGTCATCGAGATCTTTGGCGATAACGGCGGGAGCGCTGAGGATGGGCCGACTGGTTACGATGCGCGGCAGATTAGCGGAAAGTTAAAGAGCATTCCGCAGCGCGTGCAGATCGAAGATGAACTGGGCAGCGAGATGTTCATGAATGCTTCGGCGGCGCCATGGGCATGGGCTTTGACTGCTCCATTTCGCGGAACGAAGACGGACGCCTCACACCTCGGCGGCACTCGCGATCCGATGGTGATCTCGTGGCCCGCGCGCATCAAGCGTGTTGGCGGGATACGCAGCCAGTTTGGACATCTCACTGACATCGCGCCGACGATCTACGAGGCTGCTGGAATCAGGCCGCCGGCTGCAATCGACGGTGTGAAACAAACGGCACTGGAAGGTGTGGCCCTCGACTACACCTGGGACCAGCCCGATGCGAAGAGTCGTCATCATGTGCAGATCTTCGAGACTAATGGGAACAGAGCGATCTATAAGAATGGATGGTGGGCCGGCGATCTGCTGCGCAATTCCTGGGACCGCATCGGCAGCCCGGGTTACGAGGCAGACAAGCTCCTCGCCGCGACCACGCATCCATGGGAGTTGTACAACCTCAACAACGACTTCAGTCAGGCCGATAATGTCGCCAACCAAGATCCGCAGAAGCTCGCCGAGATGAAGTCACTCTTCGACGAGGAGGCGAGGCGCACTCACGTTTATCCAATCCTGCCGCTGCGGCACCTGATCGATCGTCCGGAAGATACGCGCACGAAATTTGTATTTCGCAGTGGTGTTGATCGGCTTGGCGGCACGATGAACGTTCGCACTGGAGCCGGGACGGGATACACGATCACTGCGGAAATCGAAAATCCAAGTGGCGATGCCGAAGGAGTGCTGCTCGCTGACGGTGGACGTTACGGCGGTTTTACGTTATACGTGCAGAACGGGCGCGTGCATTTTGAAATTAACTCCTGGGGCAATCCCTCGGGCGAGTTGGTTTCGTCGAGCGCGCTTCCGCGCGGACACTCGACCATCGTTGTTGAAGTAACTCCGGCTGCAGCACAGCATCAGGACACGACTCCTGCGTCCGGCGCGTCGCCGTTCCCCGGCAGCGGAACGCTGAGCCTGAACGGCAAACAGGAGGCGTCGACAAACTTCGTGAATATCCCGGCAAATGGTGGATATTGGTCAGCATCGGAGTCGCTCGATGTCGGCCGCGACCTCGGCTCCGCAGTGAGCGAACACTACAAAGTGCCGTATGACTTCACCGGGACTATCGGCACCATCACCATCGAAGTGCATCGACCGGCTCAGAACAACAGCCGCGCGCATAACGACGAACATTCCTAG
- a CDS encoding formylglycine-generating enzyme family protein, with translation MKLRFAFACLLMTATLVAAQRSLFLPTKANMRKPPGPAPQGMVWVPGGEFSMGLDDPRALPHGGREAMDDARPIHRVYVDGFWMDKTDVTNAEFARFVAVTHYVTVAERKPTAAEFPDAPREKLVPGAIVFRPPAKVTSLDDPYQWWSYVPGANWRHPVGPGSSIKGRANYPVVQIAYEDAVAYAKWAGKRLPTEAEWEFAARGGLAGKHYAWGDSLMPAGRWMANTHQGEFPSHDSAEDGFSGIAPVGSFPANAYGLYDMSGNVWQWISDWYRPDYYARIAGTVARNPRGPSSSFDPSERGVQKRVQRGGSFLCTEQYCTRYLVGSRGKGEPSSASNHIGFRCVKSVSVSRVQSAAMHASR, from the coding sequence ATGAAGTTGCGGTTTGCATTTGCTTGCCTGCTGATGACGGCGACTCTCGTCGCCGCTCAGCGCAGCCTATTTCTTCCGACGAAAGCGAACATGAGGAAGCCGCCCGGGCCCGCGCCGCAGGGAATGGTGTGGGTGCCAGGCGGAGAATTTTCGATGGGACTCGACGATCCGCGCGCATTGCCGCATGGCGGGCGCGAGGCGATGGACGATGCGCGTCCCATACATCGCGTCTATGTCGATGGGTTTTGGATGGACAAGACCGATGTCACCAACGCCGAGTTCGCCCGCTTTGTCGCCGTGACACATTATGTGACAGTTGCCGAGCGCAAACCCACTGCAGCCGAGTTCCCCGACGCACCTCGCGAAAAACTTGTGCCTGGCGCGATCGTCTTTCGTCCGCCCGCGAAGGTCACATCACTCGATGATCCCTATCAATGGTGGAGCTACGTTCCGGGCGCGAACTGGCGCCATCCTGTCGGTCCGGGCAGCAGTATTAAGGGAAGGGCGAACTATCCGGTCGTGCAGATCGCGTATGAGGATGCAGTCGCATACGCAAAGTGGGCAGGGAAGCGCCTGCCTACCGAAGCAGAGTGGGAGTTTGCGGCGCGAGGCGGACTCGCGGGCAAGCACTATGCGTGGGGCGACAGTTTAATGCCAGCGGGGCGGTGGATGGCCAACACTCATCAAGGTGAGTTTCCCAGCCACGATAGCGCCGAAGATGGATTCAGCGGGATCGCACCAGTCGGAAGTTTTCCCGCGAATGCATATGGCTTGTACGACATGTCAGGCAACGTGTGGCAGTGGATTTCGGACTGGTACCGTCCCGACTATTACGCGCGAATCGCCGGAACAGTAGCGCGAAACCCACGAGGCCCGTCATCATCGTTCGATCCCTCAGAGCGCGGCGTACAGAAACGCGTCCAGCGCGGCGGCTCGTTCCTCTGCACTGAGCAGTACTGCACGCGGTACCTTGTCGGCTCGCGCGGCAAGGGCGAACCTTCGAGCGCAAGCAACCACATCGGTTTCCGCTGCGTGAAGTCGGTGAGCGTATCGCGCGTTCAGAGTGCCGCGATGCATGCTTCGCGCTGA